One window of Apteryx mantelli isolate bAptMan1 chromosome 8, bAptMan1.hap1, whole genome shotgun sequence genomic DNA carries:
- the PRKAA2 gene encoding 5'-AMP-activated protein kinase catalytic subunit alpha-2, with translation MAEKQKHDGRVKIGHYVLGDTLGVGTFGKVKIGEHQLTGHKVAVKILNRQKIRSLDVVGKIKREIQNLKLFRHPHIIKLYQVISTPTDFFMVMEYVSGGELFDYICKHGRVEEAEARRLFQQILSAVDYCHRHMVVHRDLKPENVLLDAHMNAKIADFGLSNMMSDGEFLRTSCGSPNYAAPEVISGRLYAGPEVDIWSCGVILYALLCGTLPFDDEHVPTLFKKIRGGVFYIPEYLNRSVATLLMHMLQVDPLKRATIKDIREHEWFKEELPSYLFPEDPSYDATVIDDDAVREVCEKFECTESEVMNSLYSGDPQDQLAVAYHLIIDNRRIMNQASEFYLASSPPTGSFMDDSTMHIPPGVKPHPERMPPLIADSPKARCPLDALNTTKPKPLTVKKAKWHLGIRSQSKPYDIMAEVYRAMKQLDFEWKVVNSYHLRVRRKNPVTGNYVKMSLQLYQVDNRSYLLDFKSIDDDVTEQRSGSSTPQRSCSAAGLHRPRLSIDGAATECPSLTGSLSGSFVGSLPTAPPRLGSHTMDFFEMCASLIMALAR, from the exons ATGGCCGAGAAGCAGAAGCACGACGGGCGGGTGAAGATCGGCCACTACGTGCTGGGCGACACCCTGGGCGTCGGCACCTTCGGCAAAGTCAAGA TCGGagaacaccagctgacggggcaCAAAGTAGCCGTAAAAATCCTAAACAGACAGAAAATACGCAGCCTGGATGTGGTTGGGAAAATCAAACGAGAAATTCAAAACCTAAAGCTCTTCCGGCACCCCCATATTATCAAACT GTACCAAGTCATCAGCACTCCAACCGACTTCTTCATGGTGATGGAGTACGTGTCCGGCGGTGAATTGTTTGATTACATCTGTAAGCACGGGCGG GTTGAAGAGGCAGAGGCGAGGCGCCTCTTCCAGCAGATCCTCTCCGCGGTGGATTACTGCCACAGGCACATGGTTGTCCACAGAGACCTGAAACCGGAGAACGTGCTGCTGGACGCGCACATGAATGCAAAGATAGCCGATTTTG GCTTGTCCAACATGATGTCAGATGGCGAATTTCTCCGAACCAGCTGTGGTTCCCCAAATTACGCGGCCCCCGAAGTCATCTCTGGAAG GTTGTACGCCGGCCCGGAGGTGGACATCTGGAGCTGCGGCGTTATCCTCTATGCCCTCCTCTGCGGCACGCTCCCCTTTGATGACGAGCACGTCCCCACTCTCTTCAAGAAGATCCGGGGCGGCGTGTTTTACATCCCCGAATACCTCAATCGCTCGGTCGCCACTCTCCTCATGCACATGCTGCAGGTCGACCCGCTCAAACGAGCAACCATCAAGGACATCAG GGAACACGAGTGGTTTAAAGAAGAGCTGCCCAGTTACCTCTTCCCGGAGGATCCTTCCTACGACGCCACCGTCATCGACGACGACGCGGTTCGGGAAGTCTGCGAGAAGTTTGAGTGCACCGAGTCAGAGGTGATGAACAGCCTGTACAGCGGCGACCCGCAGGACCAGCTGGCAGTCGCCTACCACCTCATCATCGACAACCGGAGGATCATGAACCAAGCCAGCGAGTTCTATCTGGCCTCCAGCCCTCCCACTGGCTCCTTCATGGATGACAGCACCATGCACATCCCGCCTGGCGTGAAGCCGCACCCCGAGCGCATGCCGCCTCTGATAGCGGACAGCCCCAAAGCACGGTGCCCGTTGGATGCCCTCAATACTACCAAGCCAAAACCCTTGACTGTCAAAAAGGCCAAGTGGCACCTGGGAATCCGCAGCCAAAGCAAACCCTATGACATTATGGCTGAAGTGTACCGCGCGATGAAACAGCTGGACTTTGAGTGGAAG GTGGTGAACTCCTACCATCTCAGAGTCCGTCGGAAGAACCCGGTGACGGGGAACTACGTGAAAATGAGTTTACAGCTCTACCAGGTCGATAACCGCAGCTACCTTTTGGACTTTAAAAGCATTGACG ATGACGTGACGGAGCAGCGGTCGGGCTCGTCCACGCCGCAGCGCTCGTGCTCGGCCGCCGGCTTGCACCGGCCGCGGCTGAGCATCGACGGCGCCGCCACCGAGTGCCCGTCGCTGACGGGCTCGCTGAGCGGCTCCTTCGTGGGCAGCCTGCCCACCGCGCCGCCGCGCCTGGGCAGCCACACCATGGACTTCTTCGAGATGTGCGCCAGCCTCATCATGGCCCTGGCTCGCTga